TGTGTCTGAGATTAGTAGAGATTGAGGATAAAGAAGCAATCTTTAGAGGCTTTTGGTGATTTTGGTTGAAAGAAACTAACTAAAGGagaggtttttgtttttgtttgaaaatgtGTTCAAGTATGGAGCACATTCTCTCTAGATATGGATACAGTGCTGTGACGGCTGGTCATAGACAAAGAGAAGAAGGCCAACAACTTCtactttgttcttcttctcaaGAAAATGGCGATGTGGTATGTGTATATCTATACTAAGCAGTGATCCTCTTCACCACAAGTTAGCCGTTTTACTTAACATGAGTTCCGTTGTTGCAGTTGCGGACAGATGAATCTTTGAGGAGTGAACTTGAGAGATTACAGCTTGCAATTGAGTAATGTCGACAAAACCTTGTGTGTTGTTCTTGTGTTTAAAGCTTCGgtcttttcattttttgttgGTTCAATGTTATTCAGGAGGCTCAAGGGTAAGGAGCTTGAGGGTATGAGTTTCTCGGATCTTGTTTCTCTTGAAAACACGCTGAATGATAGCTTGCATAGCGTCAAGGATCGAAaggtgaagaagacaaagaaccattttttttttaatctggaGGTTGAAACTGTTGTGTGAATCATCTCTGACTTgcaaagtttttgtttttgattcaGACACAAATCCTGCTCAACCAGGTGGAAAGATCCAGGTTACAGGTAAAGAACAAGGCTTGCTCAGATTGTATCATCCATCATCAGTTCTTACTCTAAGTTACATCTCACGATCTGTGTTTCATTTTGCTTATAATCAACCAGGAGAAGAGAGCATTGGAAGAGAACCAGCTTTTGCGCAAACAGGTAAAGATTTTACTTTAACTTCCTTACACTAGTTCAGTCTTGTCTTCACCATATATTTACTGAGTTCAAAGCTAATGTACCTTCAGATAGAGTTGTTTGGATCAGGACCCAAACCGCTGAGTGAAATAACTCCATTCTCTAGCCCGCAAGAAGAGCCTGAGAGCTCTTCATCAGACGACGATGACGAAAATGACAACGAGGAGCTCCAGTCCAACACTTCCTTGCAGCTGGGGTAAGCTGCAAACTAAAACCCTACCTTGTGTACCAAGCTTTTTGCTCTAGACTGTTGAGAGAACTTGTGTTTtctggctttttttttttaggttggCTTCATCAGCGTACTTTGCAAAGAGAAAGAAGCCAAAGATTGAACCTCTCTGCGACAACTCTGGAAGTCAAGTGGCTTCTGATTGATCAATTAGTATTTTCCTAGTTATGGTGTTTAGTAGAGGTTTTATTGTGCATTCTCCTTTTGTTTCATGCCTGGTCTTTTGGTGTACATCGTATCAAGTAGAGTTTTATGTTCTTAGGTAATCAAATGTTAGTTT
This DNA window, taken from Raphanus sativus cultivar WK10039 unplaced genomic scaffold, ASM80110v3 Scaffold2400, whole genome shotgun sequence, encodes the following:
- the LOC108829662 gene encoding agamous-like MADS-box protein AGL18 encodes the protein MQYPNFDSEKKKMGRGRIEIKKIENVNSRQVTFSKRRNGLMKKANELSILCDAEVAVIVFSSTGKAYDFSSGSMEHILSRYGYSAVTAGHRQREEGQQLLLCSSSQENGDVLRTDESLRSELERLQLAIERLKGKELEGMSFSDLVSLENTLNDSLHSVKDRKTQILLNQVERSRLQEKRALEENQLLRKQIELFGSGPKPLSEITPFSSPQEEPESSSSDDDDENDNEELQSNTSLQLGLASSAYFAKRKKPKIEPLCDNSGSQVASD